The Streptomyces durmitorensis genome contains the following window.
CGGTGACCGTGCTGTTCGCGGTGATCACGGCGGGCCATGCGCTGCTGCCCGCGGAGGGCCCCGAGCGCGGCCGGAGCGACAGGGCCGGACAGGAACAACCCGCGCACCGGGAAAGCGCGTTCGCCGGTCTCGCGGTGCTGCCCTTCGCGACCACCGTCCTGAGCCTGTACGTCTTCATGTTCTTCCAGCACTACCTCGCGCTGTACGCGGTGCCCCGCACCTCGACGACGTACTACGGCCTTGTCCTCGCGCTCTACGCGTTCCTGCTCGTCGTCGCGCAGCTCCTCCTCGCGGACCGGATCGCGCGCCTGCCCTACGCCCGCGCCCTGTGGATCGGCTTCGGCGCGATGGCCGCAGGCATGGCCATGCTCGCCGTCGGCAGCCACGCCGCGATCCTCGCCGGAGCCCTGCTCGTCTGCGTCGGCGAGATCGTCCTGTTCTTCAAGAACGACCTCGAAGCCCTGGCCCGGTCGCGCCGCGCACCCGCCGTCGTCTTCGGTCACCAGCGCCTCGCGGCCGGGATCGGCGCCTTCGTCAGCGGAGTCGCCGGAGGCGAGGGCTACCAGCTGGCCGAACGCACAGGCGGTGCGGGCCAGTTCTGGGTCGCCGTCGCCGCGCAGTGCGTGCTGCTGCCCCTGCTCCTGAGGCGCTGGTCCCGCGGGTCCGGCCGGTCGGCCGTCACAGGCCGAGGTCGCTGAGCCCGGGGTGGTCGTCGGGGCGGCGGCCGAGCGGCCAGTGGTACGTGCGGTCGGACTCCTGGATGGGCAGGTCGTTGATGCAGGCGTGCCGGACGCGCATCAGGCCGTCGTCGTCGAATTCCCAGTTCTCGTTGCC
Protein-coding sequences here:
- a CDS encoding MFS transporter, which codes for MTLLGKPRGRLRSGFARLTGPQRFLLAGSFLIPLGSFAVLPFMSVLLHERLGMGLGTVGVVLAVASLVQFSGGAVGGAVAERIGLRRTMLLALVIRTAGFGCFLPGLRHPAAAVLALFLVSVGAALYLPANKAYLIHEVDEERRPLLLSASGSALNAGIALGPLAAAPFVLSASAGLFAAVTVLFAVITAGHALLPAEGPERGRSDRAGQEQPAHRESAFAGLAVLPFATTVLSLYVFMFFQHYLALYAVPRTSTTYYGLVLALYAFLLVVAQLLLADRIARLPYARALWIGFGAMAAGMAMLAVGSHAAILAGALLVCVGEIVLFFKNDLEALARSRRAPAVVFGHQRLAAGIGAFVSGVAGGEGYQLAERTGGAGQFWVAVAAQCVLLPLLLRRWSRGSGRSAVTGRGR